In Astyanax mexicanus isolate ESR-SI-001 chromosome 5, AstMex3_surface, whole genome shotgun sequence, a single window of DNA contains:
- the krt18b gene encoding keratin, type I cytoskeletal 18b: MSHYEPYASRASFTRSVPVSHRALSIYGGAGGEGTRISSASSYGSLRSAPLGSSISSSSAFKVSSAGSGSLRAAGASAGHVLGDEKGQMQNLNDRLASYLETVRRLEKENSILEQKIREAMEKAGPDMRDYSKYQAIIDDLRKKIFDSTVDNARLVLQIDNARLATDDFRVKFENELSIRQSVEADIAGLKKLIDDTNIGRINVESEIEALREELLFLNKNHDNEVADLRNQIAQSGVQVDIDAPKGQDLSQVMEEMRENYEKQALKNAEELKIWHENQISEVQVQVTQNTEALQGAQMEMNDLRRQIQTLEIELASQQSLKASLEDTLRNTELRTNMEMEKNNTIILQLEAELAQLRAKITEQGQEYEALLNMKMKLEAEIATYKTLLDGGDLKLQDALE, from the exons ATGAGCCACTACGAGCCTTACGCCTCTCGTGCCTCCTTCACTCGCTCTGTACCAGTGTCGCATCGAGCTTTAAGCATCTATGGAGGTGCAGGAGGTGAAGGAACCAGGATCTCCTCTGCTTCGTCCTATGGCAGCCTGCGCTCTGCTCCTCTGGGGTCCTCCATCTCCTCCAGCTCAGCCTTCAAGGTAAGCTCCGCAGGCTCGGGGTCCCTCCGAGCTGCTGGGGCCTCTGCAGGGCATGTCCTGGGGGATGAGAAGGGCCAGATGCAGAACCTAAATGACCGCCTGGCCTCCTACCTGGAGACGGTGCGCAGGCTGGAGAAGGAGAACAGCATTCTGGAGCAGAAGATCAGAGAGGCCATGGAGAAAGCTGGGCCAGACATGCGCGACTACAGCAAGTACCAGGCCATCATTGACGACCTGAGGAAGAAG ATATTTGATTCCACTGTGGACAACGCTCGTCTGGTTCTGCAGATTGACAATGCTCGCCTGGCTACAGATGATTTCAGAGTCAA GTTTGAGAATGAGTTGTCCATTAGGCAGTCTGTGGAGGCAGATATCGCAGGGCTGAAGAAACTTATTGACGACACTAACATTGGTCGTATTAACGTCGAGAGTGAGATTGAGGCTCTGAGAGAGGAACTTCTCTTCCTCAATAAAAACCACGATAAT GAGGTTGCAGACCTGCGTAATCAGATAGCTCAGTCGGGTGTGCAGGTAGATATAGATGCTCCAAAGGGTCAGGACCTGTCTCAGGTGATGGAGGAGATGAGGGAAAACTACGAGAAGCAAGCACTGAAGAATGCAGAGGAACTCAAAATATGGCATGAGAACCAG atTTCTGAGGTTCAGGTACAGGTAACACAGAACACAGAAGCGTTACAGGGAGCTCAGATGGAGATGAACGACCTGCGCAGACAGATTCAGACGCTGGAGATAGAGCTAGCATCTCAACAAAGCCTG AAAGCATCGCTTGAAGACACGCTCCGAAACACAGAATTACGCACCAATATGGAGATGGAGAAAAATAACACCATCATCCTGCAGCTGGAGGCAGAGCTGGCACAGCTGAGGGCAAAGATCACCGAGCAGGGACAGGAATATGAAGCTTTATTAAACATGAAGATGAAACTGGAGGCAGAAATCGCCACCTACAAGACCCTCCTGGATGGAGGAGACTTAAA ACTCCAAGATGCACTTGAATAA